A region from the Citrobacter koseri ATCC BAA-895 genome encodes:
- a CDS encoding 3-phenylpropionate MFS transporter, producing MVLHSTRWLALGYFTYFFSYGIFLPFWSVWLKGLGLTPETIGLLLGAGLVARFLGSLLIAPRVSDPSRLISALRLLALLTLVFALAFWAGTHVAWLMVVMIGFNLFFSPLVPLTDALANTWQKQLTMDYGRVRLWGSIAFVIGSALTGKLVSLFDYQAILGLLTLGVASMLLGMLLRPSVLPQGESRHQESAGWPAWRTLVVQSWRFLACVCLLQGAHAAYYGFSAIYWQGAGYSASAVGYLWSLGVVAEVVIFALSNKLFRRFSARDLLLLSAVCGVIRWGLMGWSTALPWLIAIQILHCGTFTVCHLAAMRYIAARQGSEVIRLQAVYSAVAMGGSIAIMTVFAGFLYQHLGNGLFWVMALVALPAIFLRPNVAASS from the coding sequence ATGGTTTTGCACTCCACGCGCTGGCTGGCGCTCGGTTATTTTACCTACTTCTTTAGCTACGGTATTTTTCTGCCATTCTGGAGCGTCTGGCTTAAAGGCCTGGGACTGACGCCGGAAACCATCGGTCTCCTGCTGGGGGCGGGGCTGGTGGCGCGTTTCCTCGGTAGCCTGTTGATTGCGCCACGGGTGAGCGATCCTTCCCGCTTGATTTCTGCGTTACGCCTTCTGGCGCTGCTGACGCTGGTGTTTGCCCTCGCATTCTGGGCAGGGACGCACGTTGCGTGGCTGATGGTGGTGATGATCGGTTTTAACCTCTTCTTCTCGCCGCTGGTGCCGCTCACCGATGCGCTGGCCAATACCTGGCAAAAACAGTTAACGATGGACTATGGCCGGGTGCGTTTGTGGGGGTCCATTGCGTTTGTGATCGGCTCGGCGTTGACCGGGAAGCTGGTGAGCCTCTTTGATTATCAGGCGATTCTGGGGCTATTGACGCTTGGGGTGGCCTCGATGCTGCTAGGTATGCTGCTGCGACCGAGCGTATTACCGCAGGGGGAAAGCCGTCATCAGGAGAGCGCGGGCTGGCCTGCCTGGCGTACGCTCGTTGTTCAGAGCTGGCGCTTTCTCGCCTGCGTGTGCCTGCTGCAAGGCGCGCATGCCGCTTATTACGGCTTCAGCGCGATTTACTGGCAGGGGGCGGGCTATTCCGCCTCGGCAGTGGGGTATTTGTGGTCGCTGGGCGTGGTGGCGGAAGTGGTTATTTTTGCGCTGAGCAACAAACTGTTCCGCCGTTTTAGCGCTCGCGATCTGCTATTGCTCTCCGCCGTATGCGGCGTCATTCGCTGGGGATTAATGGGCTGGAGCACCGCGCTGCCGTGGTTGATAGCGATCCAGATTCTGCATTGCGGCACTTTTACCGTTTGCCATCTGGCCGCGATGCGTTACATCGCCGCTCGCCAGGGAAGCGAAGTGATTCGTCTACAGGCGGTCTATTCTGCCGTGGCGATGGGCGGCAGCATTGCCATCATGACTGTATTCGCCGGATTCCTGTATCAGCATTTAGGGAACGGCTTATTCTGGGTGATGGCATTGGTGGCGTTGCCTGCTATTTTCTTACGGCCTAACGTCGCCGCGTCATCATGA
- the csiE gene encoding stationary phase inducible protein CsiE produces MMPTLTSPSVLSAPQRRCRVLLTLFQPGQIATTETFSALNGVDDEIAREDITETGLEIQRYHRLAITTGQNGRYRIEGAALNQRLCLLHWLRRGLRICPTFITQQFTPALKTELKRRGIARTLYDDTNLHALINLCSRRLQKPFECRDVQFLRLFLQYCLLQHHAGIAPAFNPLQKQWAQSCAEYPLALEIGRHWQRRVMQNAPPDETLFMALLFSMIRIPDPIHDNHQQDRRLRLAVARLVLRFREMGQVRFSDEQGLNDQLYVHLAQALSRSLFAIGIDNTLPEEFSRLYPRLVRTTRDALAGFESEYGVRFSDEETGLVAVIFGAWLMQENDLHEKQIVLLTGNNGELEAHIEQQLRELTLLPLNIKHVPTQTFQKDGSPRGVALIVTPYATPLPLFSPPLIHADLSLTAHQQQQIRKILES; encoded by the coding sequence ATGATGCCAACGCTTACTTCGCCGTCTGTACTTTCTGCTCCCCAGCGCCGCTGCCGGGTTTTACTGACGCTTTTCCAGCCGGGGCAAATCGCCACCACGGAAACATTCAGCGCGCTCAATGGCGTCGATGATGAAATTGCCCGTGAGGATATCACCGAAACAGGCCTGGAGATCCAGCGCTATCATCGACTCGCCATCACAACGGGTCAGAACGGACGCTACCGAATCGAGGGGGCTGCGCTCAACCAACGTTTGTGCCTTTTACACTGGCTCAGACGCGGCTTACGCATATGCCCGACTTTCATTACGCAACAGTTTACGCCGGCATTAAAAACCGAGCTTAAACGGAGAGGGATCGCGCGTACGTTGTATGACGATACCAATCTGCATGCGCTGATCAACCTTTGCTCGCGGCGGCTGCAAAAACCGTTTGAATGCCGGGATGTGCAGTTTCTGCGGCTGTTTTTACAATATTGCCTGCTACAGCATCATGCGGGCATCGCACCGGCGTTTAATCCGCTACAGAAACAGTGGGCGCAGTCCTGCGCCGAATACCCGCTCGCGCTGGAGATTGGCCGTCACTGGCAGCGCCGCGTCATGCAAAACGCGCCGCCCGACGAAACGCTGTTTATGGCTTTACTGTTTTCCATGATTCGCATCCCCGACCCTATCCACGACAACCATCAGCAGGATCGCCGCCTGCGCCTGGCTGTCGCCCGACTGGTGTTGCGCTTTCGGGAAATGGGGCAGGTACGCTTCAGCGACGAACAAGGACTTAACGACCAACTCTATGTGCACCTTGCCCAGGCGCTGAGCCGAAGTTTATTCGCCATTGGTATTGATAACACGCTGCCGGAAGAGTTCAGTCGCCTCTACCCTCGGCTGGTGCGCACCACGCGTGACGCCCTCGCCGGGTTTGAAAGCGAATACGGTGTGCGTTTCTCTGATGAAGAGACAGGGCTGGTCGCGGTGATTTTTGGCGCATGGCTGATGCAGGAGAACGACCTGCACGAAAAGCAGATCGTGTTACTGACAGGCAATAACGGCGAACTGGAGGCACATATTGAGCAGCAATTACGAGAACTGACGCTCCTGCCGCTCAATATTAAGCATGTGCCGACGCAGACCTTCCAGAAAGACGGTTCGCCGCGCGGCGTGGCGCTGATTGTCACCCCGTATGCCACACCGCTGCCGCTCTTTTCGCCGCCGTTGATTCATGCAGACCTGTCGCTTACCGCACACCAACAGCAGCAGATCCGCAAAATACTGGAATCATGA
- a CDS encoding DUF1007 family protein — MQLVKRSALTLFLAVLSFTAQAHPHSFIRLQTQLVSENDRFVALKMRWTMDEITSADLLYDAGDAKPGSEIWKKLAAEVMANVLGQHYFTEVWHNGQKVKFKNRPTEYGMEREAHQAVLTFVLPLAEPQPLSGQTYTFSTFDPTYYVDMSYANDRDASLPQALSTQCSISVHTPTPSEETLSFAQSLDKEDAPPEDMDLGKQFAQKVTVQCQ; from the coding sequence ATGCAATTAGTTAAACGCAGCGCTTTAACACTCTTTCTCGCTGTTTTATCTTTCACAGCGCAGGCGCACCCTCATAGCTTTATTCGATTGCAGACGCAACTGGTGAGTGAAAACGATCGGTTTGTGGCGCTAAAAATGCGCTGGACGATGGATGAAATCACCTCCGCCGACCTGCTTTACGACGCGGGAGACGCGAAGCCCGGTTCGGAGATCTGGAAAAAGCTGGCGGCGGAAGTGATGGCGAACGTGCTCGGCCAGCACTACTTCACCGAAGTGTGGCACAACGGACAAAAGGTTAAGTTTAAAAATCGCCCGACGGAATACGGAATGGAACGGGAAGCGCACCAGGCGGTGTTGACGTTTGTCCTGCCGTTGGCTGAACCGCAGCCGCTGAGCGGCCAGACTTATACTTTCTCGACCTTCGATCCCACATACTATGTGGATATGAGCTACGCCAACGATCGGGACGCCTCATTGCCGCAGGCGTTAAGCACACAATGCAGCATAAGCGTGCATACGCCGACGCCGAGTGAAGAGACGCTCAGTTTTGCGCAGTCGCTGGATAAAGAAGACGCGCCGCCGGAGGATATGGATTTGGGTAAACAGTTCGCGCAGAAGGTAACGGTGCAATGTCAGTAA
- a CDS encoding nickel/cobalt transporter — MSVISQQRPRSRRWLPLWPLAVFLLLAIAGGLWLWQAWPQVMVKSIVWQREVNQQMSALLKAVAANPTQAGGSLLLFSFLYGVLHALGPGHGKVVITTWLATHPSKLKSSIGLTLASSLLQGLVAIALVVVVLTVLQLPARQLHLSSFWLEKGSYALVGVLGILLCWRALKTLRALLRKPKFISFTPHHVHHEHCGCGHQHLPNPEQLRNGDDWRARLMIILSMGMRPCSGAIMVLLFSKVIGVFSWGMASALAMAAGTSLTITSLALLVHSFRALAVKLSGNKTPVLWRQVGWTTLALAGGVILVVAAVVMWMSAVPVGRGLRPF; from the coding sequence ATGTCAGTAATCTCCCAACAACGCCCGCGCTCCCGACGCTGGCTGCCGCTGTGGCCGCTGGCGGTATTTCTGTTGCTGGCCATCGCGGGTGGGCTGTGGTTATGGCAGGCCTGGCCGCAGGTGATGGTGAAAAGCATTGTCTGGCAGCGGGAAGTGAATCAGCAGATGAGCGCCTTATTAAAAGCGGTGGCGGCGAATCCGACACAGGCGGGCGGTTCGCTGCTGTTGTTTAGCTTTCTGTATGGCGTACTCCATGCGCTGGGGCCGGGTCATGGAAAAGTGGTGATTACCACATGGCTGGCGACGCATCCATCAAAGCTGAAATCAAGCATCGGCCTGACGCTGGCCTCATCGTTGTTGCAGGGGCTGGTGGCCATTGCGCTGGTGGTTGTGGTGCTGACGGTATTGCAGCTTCCGGCGAGGCAGTTACATCTGAGCAGCTTCTGGCTGGAGAAGGGCAGTTATGCGTTAGTCGGCGTGCTGGGAATATTGCTTTGCTGGCGGGCGCTAAAGACGCTTCGCGCGCTGCTGCGCAAGCCGAAATTTATCTCATTTACGCCGCATCATGTTCACCACGAACATTGCGGCTGTGGGCATCAGCATCTGCCGAACCCAGAGCAACTCAGGAATGGCGATGACTGGCGCGCGCGGCTGATGATTATTCTGTCGATGGGGATGCGCCCCTGTTCCGGCGCGATTATGGTGCTGCTGTTCAGTAAAGTTATTGGCGTCTTTAGTTGGGGAATGGCGTCGGCGCTGGCGATGGCGGCGGGAACCTCGCTGACCATTACCTCTCTGGCGTTGCTGGTTCACAGTTTCCGCGCACTGGCGGTAAAATTAAGCGGCAATAAAACGCCGGTATTGTGGCGGCAAGTGGGATGGACAACGCTGGCGTTAGCCGGTGGCGTGATTTTGGTTGTGGCGGCGGTGGTGATGTGGATGAGTGCGGTGCCGGTGGGCAGGGGATTAAGACCGTTTTAG
- the suhB gene encoding inositol-1-monophosphatase: protein MHPMLTIAVRAARKAGNVIAKHYETPDSVETSQKGSNDFVTNVDKAAEAIIIETIRKSYPQHTIITEESGEHEGTDQDVQWVIDPLDGTTNFIKRLPHFAVSIAVRIKGRTEVAVVYDPMRNELFTATRGQGAQLNGYRLRGSTARDLDGTILATGFPFKAKQYATTYINIVSKLFTECADFRRTGSAALDLAYVAAGRVDGFFEIGLRPWDFAGGELLVREAGGIVSDFTGGHNYMTTGNIVAGNPRVVKAMLASMRDELSDALKR from the coding sequence ATGCATCCGATGCTGACCATCGCCGTGCGCGCAGCGCGCAAGGCGGGTAATGTAATTGCCAAACACTACGAAACGCCTGACTCAGTAGAAACCAGCCAGAAAGGCAGCAATGATTTTGTGACCAACGTCGATAAAGCCGCCGAAGCGATTATTATCGAAACGATCCGCAAATCTTACCCACAGCACACCATCATTACCGAAGAAAGCGGTGAACATGAAGGTACCGATCAGGATGTTCAATGGGTTATCGATCCACTGGATGGCACCACCAACTTTATCAAACGTCTGCCGCACTTCGCGGTATCTATCGCCGTACGCATCAAAGGCCGTACTGAAGTCGCGGTAGTTTACGATCCTATGCGTAACGAACTGTTCACCGCCACTCGCGGTCAGGGCGCACAGCTGAACGGTTACCGTCTGCGCGGCAGCACCGCGCGCGACCTGGATGGCACCATCCTGGCGACCGGTTTCCCGTTCAAAGCCAAACAGTATGCGACCACCTACATTAATATCGTTAGCAAACTGTTCACCGAATGCGCTGACTTCCGTCGCACCGGTTCTGCTGCGCTGGATCTGGCGTATGTGGCTGCGGGTCGCGTTGACGGTTTCTTTGAGATCGGTCTGCGTCCGTGGGATTTCGCCGGCGGCGAACTGCTGGTGCGTGAAGCGGGCGGTATCGTCAGCGACTTTACCGGCGGCCATAACTACATGACGACCGGTAACATCGTGGCCGGTAACCCACGCGTGGTTAAAGCGATGCTGGCAAGCATGCGTGACGAATTGAGCGATGCGCTGAAGCGTTAA
- the trmJ gene encoding tRNA (cytosine(32)/uridine(32)-2'-O)-methyltransferase TrmJ, giving the protein MLQNIRIVLVETSHTGNMGSVARAMKTMGLTNLWLVNPLVKPDSQAIALAAGASDVIGNAQIVDTLDDALAGCSLVVGTSARSRTLPWPMLDPRECGLKSVAEAVNTPVALVFGRERVGLTNDELQKCHYHVAIAANPEYSSLNLAMAVQVIAYEVRMAWLATQENDETAEHEETPYPLVDDLERFYGHLEQTLLSTGFIREGHPGQVMNKLRRLFTRARPESQELNILRGILASIEQQNKGK; this is encoded by the coding sequence ATGCTGCAAAATATTCGAATTGTGCTGGTGGAAACCTCTCACACCGGCAATATGGGTTCTGTTGCCCGCGCCATGAAAACAATGGGTTTAACAAACCTGTGGCTGGTAAATCCGTTGGTCAAGCCGGATTCCCAGGCTATCGCGCTGGCGGCTGGCGCCAGCGATGTGATCGGCAATGCGCAGATCGTCGATACGCTCGATGACGCGCTGGCAGGGTGTAGCCTGGTGGTCGGCACCAGTGCGCGTTCCCGCACGCTGCCGTGGCCGATGCTGGACCCGCGCGAATGCGGTCTGAAAAGCGTGGCGGAAGCCGTGAATACGCCGGTTGCGCTGGTCTTTGGCCGCGAGCGCGTTGGTCTGACCAACGACGAACTGCAAAAATGCCATTACCATGTGGCGATTGCCGCAAACCCGGAATACAGCTCGCTCAACCTGGCGATGGCGGTACAGGTGATCGCCTACGAAGTGCGTATGGCCTGGCTGGCAACGCAGGAAAACGACGAGACGGCGGAACATGAAGAGACGCCATATCCGCTGGTGGACGACCTGGAACGTTTTTACGGCCATCTGGAGCAGACGCTGCTTTCAACCGGCTTTATCCGTGAAGGCCATCCGGGGCAGGTCATGAACAAACTGCGTCGTCTGTTTACGCGTGCGCGCCCGGAAAGCCAGGAACTGAACATCCTGCGCGGCATTCTTGCTTCTATTGAGCAGCAGAATAAAGGCAAGTAA
- the iscR gene encoding Fe-S cluster assembly transcriptional regulator IscR, producing the protein MRLTSKGRYAVTAMLDVALNSEAGPVPLADISERQGISLSYLEQLFSRLRKNGLVSSVRGPGGGYLLGKDAGSIAVGEVISAVDESVDATRCQGKGGCQGGDKCLTHALWRDLSDRLTGFLNNITLGELVNNQEVLDVSDRQHTHDAPRSTRTQDAIDVKLRA; encoded by the coding sequence ATGAGACTGACATCTAAAGGGCGTTATGCCGTGACCGCAATGTTGGACGTTGCGCTCAACTCCGAAGCGGGCCCGGTACCGTTGGCTGATATTTCTGAACGTCAGGGAATTTCCCTTTCTTATCTGGAACAGCTGTTTTCACGTTTGCGTAAAAATGGTCTGGTTTCCAGCGTACGTGGCCCAGGCGGTGGTTATCTGTTGGGTAAAGACGCAGGTAGCATCGCGGTTGGCGAAGTAATTAGCGCTGTTGACGAGTCGGTAGATGCGACCCGTTGTCAGGGCAAAGGCGGCTGTCAGGGCGGCGATAAATGCCTGACGCATGCGCTGTGGCGTGATTTGAGTGACCGTCTGACCGGTTTCCTCAACAACATTACCTTAGGCGAACTGGTGAATAACCAGGAAGTTCTGGATGTGTCTGATCGTCAGCACACCCATGACGCGCCACGTAGCACCCGCACGCAAGACGCAATCGACGTCAAACTGCGCGCGTAA
- the iscS gene encoding cysteine desulfurase has translation MKLPIYLDYSATTPVDPRVAEKMMQFLTLDGTFGNPASRSHRFGWQAEEAVDIARNQIAELVGADPREIVFTSGATESDNLAIKGAANFYQKKGKHIITSKTEHKAVLDTCRQLEREGFEVTYLAPQSNGIIDLKELEAAMRDDTILVSIMHVNNEIGVVQDIATIGEMCRARGIIYHVDATQSVGKLPIDLSQLKVDLMSFSGHKIYGPKGIGALYVRRKPRIRIEAQMHGGGHERGMRSGTLPVHQIVGMGEAYRIAKEEMETEMARLRTLRNRLWNGINDIEEVYLNGDLEQGAPNILNVSFNYVEGESLIMALKDLAVSSGSACTSASLEPSYVLRALGMNDELAHSSIRFSLGRFTTEEEIDYTIELVRKSIGRLRDLSPLWEMFKQGVDLNSIEWAHH, from the coding sequence ATGAAATTACCGATCTATCTCGATTACTCCGCAACCACGCCGGTGGACCCGCGTGTTGCCGAGAAAATGATGCAGTTTTTGACCCTGGACGGAACCTTTGGTAACCCGGCCTCTCGTTCACACCGTTTCGGCTGGCAAGCTGAAGAAGCGGTAGATATCGCCCGCAACCAGATCGCAGAACTGGTTGGCGCCGATCCCCGTGAAATCGTCTTTACCTCCGGTGCGACTGAATCCGACAACCTGGCGATTAAAGGTGCGGCCAACTTTTATCAGAAAAAAGGCAAGCACATCATCACCAGCAAAACCGAGCATAAAGCCGTGCTGGATACCTGCCGTCAGCTTGAGCGCGAAGGGTTTGAGGTTACTTACCTGGCGCCGCAGAGCAACGGCATTATCGATCTGAAAGAACTCGAAGCGGCGATGCGCGATGACACCATTCTTGTGTCCATCATGCACGTCAACAACGAAATCGGCGTGGTGCAGGATATCGCGACCATCGGCGAAATGTGCCGTGCGCGTGGCATTATCTACCACGTTGACGCCACCCAGAGCGTGGGCAAACTGCCTATCGACCTGAGCCAGCTGAAAGTGGACCTGATGTCCTTCTCCGGCCACAAAATCTATGGCCCGAAAGGGATTGGCGCGCTGTATGTGCGTCGTAAACCGCGTATTCGTATCGAAGCGCAGATGCACGGCGGCGGTCACGAGCGCGGTATGCGTTCCGGTACGCTGCCTGTACACCAGATCGTCGGTATGGGCGAAGCTTACCGTATCGCGAAAGAAGAGATGGAAACCGAGATGGCGCGTCTGCGCACGCTGCGTAACCGTCTGTGGAACGGCATCAACGATATCGAAGAAGTTTACCTGAACGGTGACCTGGAACAGGGCGCGCCGAACATTCTCAACGTCAGCTTTAACTACGTTGAAGGCGAATCCCTGATTATGGCGCTGAAAGATCTGGCGGTATCTTCAGGTTCCGCCTGTACGTCCGCAAGTCTGGAACCGTCCTATGTGCTACGCGCACTGGGCATGAATGACGAGCTGGCGCATAGCTCTATCCGTTTCTCTTTAGGTCGTTTCACTACTGAAGAAGAGATCGACTACACCATTGAGCTGGTGCGCAAATCCATCGGTCGTCTGCGTGACCTTTCCCCGCTGTGGGAAATGTTCAAACAGGGCGTGGATTTGAACAGCATCGAATGGGCTCATCATTAA
- the iscU gene encoding Fe-S cluster assembly scaffold IscU — translation MAYSEKVIDHYENPRNVGSFDNSDENVGSGMVGAPACGDVMKLQIKVNNEGIIEDARFKTYGCGSAIASSSLVTEWVKGKSLDEAQAIKNTDIADELELPPVKIHCSILAEDAIKAAIADYKSKREAK, via the coding sequence ATGGCTTACAGCGAAAAAGTAATCGATCATTACGAGAATCCACGTAACGTGGGTTCCTTTGACAACAGCGACGAAAACGTAGGCAGCGGCATGGTGGGTGCACCGGCTTGCGGCGACGTGATGAAGTTGCAGATTAAAGTCAACAATGAAGGTATCATTGAAGACGCGCGTTTCAAGACTTACGGTTGCGGTTCCGCTATCGCGTCCAGCTCCCTGGTCACCGAATGGGTGAAAGGGAAGTCTCTGGACGAAGCGCAGGCGATTAAAAATACCGATATCGCAGACGAGCTTGAACTGCCTCCGGTGAAAATTCACTGCTCCATTCTGGCAGAAGACGCAATTAAAGCCGCTATTGCGGATTACAAAAGCAAACGTGAAGCAAAATAA
- the iscA gene encoding iron-sulfur cluster assembly protein IscA produces MSITLSDSAAARVNTFLANRGKGFGLRLGVRTSGCSGMAYVLEFVDEPAAEDTVFEDKGVKVVIDGKSLQFLDGTQLDFVKEGLNEGFKFTNPNVKDECGCGESFNV; encoded by the coding sequence ATGTCGATTACACTTAGCGACAGTGCTGCAGCGCGAGTAAATACCTTTCTGGCAAACCGTGGTAAAGGGTTTGGCCTGCGCCTGGGGGTGAGAACTTCCGGCTGTTCAGGTATGGCTTATGTACTGGAATTTGTTGATGAACCGGCGGCAGAAGACACCGTGTTTGAAGACAAAGGCGTAAAAGTCGTGATCGACGGTAAGAGCCTGCAATTTCTGGACGGTACGCAGTTAGACTTCGTAAAAGAAGGTCTGAACGAAGGGTTTAAATTCACCAACCCGAACGTAAAAGACGAGTGTGGTTGCGGCGAAAGCTTCAACGTGTAA
- the hscB gene encoding co-chaperone HscB: MDYFTLFGLPAHYQLDTQALSLRFQDLQRQYHPDKFASGTQAEQLAAVQHSATINQAWQTLRHPLTRAEYLLSLHGFDLASEQHTVRDTAFLMEQLELREELDEIEQAKDEARLESFIKRVKTMFDARHQLMVEQLDNETWDVAADTVRKLRFLDKLRSSAEQLEEKLLDF; this comes from the coding sequence ATGGACTACTTCACCCTCTTTGGCTTGCCAGCCCACTATCAACTCGATACCCAGGCGCTGAGCCTCCGTTTTCAGGATCTTCAACGTCAGTATCACCCTGATAAATTCGCCAGCGGTACACAGGCTGAGCAACTCGCCGCCGTACAACACTCCGCGACCATTAATCAGGCCTGGCAAACGCTGCGTCACCCTTTGACGCGCGCCGAATATTTACTGTCACTACACGGCTTTGATCTGGCCAGCGAGCAGCATACGGTGCGCGATACCGCGTTTTTGATGGAACAGCTGGAACTGCGTGAAGAGCTTGATGAAATAGAACAGGCAAAGGACGAAGCGCGACTGGAAAGTTTCATCAAGCGCGTGAAAACAATGTTTGATGCCCGCCATCAGCTGATGGTGGAACAGTTGGACAACGAGACGTGGGACGTGGCGGCGGACACCGTGCGTAAACTGCGTTTTCTCGATAAACTGCGAAGCAGCGCCGAACAACTCGAAGAAAAGCTGCTCGATTTTTAA
- the hscA gene encoding Fe-S protein assembly chaperone HscA, translated as MALLQISEPGLSAAPHQRRLAAGIDLGTTNSLVATVRSGQAETLADHDGRHLLPSVVHYQQQGHTVGYAARANAAQDTANTISSVKRMMGRSLADIQTRYPHLPYQFQASENGLPMIETAAGLLNPVRISADILKALAARATEALSGELDGVVITVPAYFDDAQRQGTKDAARLAGLHVLRLLNEPTAAAIAYGLDSGKEGVIAVYDLGGGTFDISILRLSRGVFEVLATGGDSALGGDDFDHLLADYIREQAGIADRSDNRVQRELLDAAIAAKIALSDADSVSVNVAGWQGDITREQFNDLIAALVKRTLMACRRALKDAGVEAQEVLEVVMVGGSTRVPLVRERVGEFFGRPPLTAIDPDKVVAIGAAIQADILVGNKPDSEMLLLDVIPLSLGLETMGGLVEKVIPRNTTIPVARAQDFTTFKDGQTAMSIHVMQGERELVQDCRSLARFALRGLPAMPAGGAHIRVTFQVDADGLLSVTAMEKSTGVEASIQVKPSYGLTDSEIATMIQDSMSFAEQDVKARMLAEQKVEAARVLESLTGALAADAALLSAAERQVIDDAAAHLSEVAQSDDGDAIEQAIKNVDKQTQEFAARRMDKSVRRALQGHSVDEV; from the coding sequence ATGGCCTTATTACAAATTAGTGAGCCTGGTCTGAGCGCTGCGCCGCACCAGCGTCGTCTGGCGGCAGGCATCGATTTAGGTACTACCAACTCATTGGTTGCGACCGTTCGCAGCGGCCAGGCAGAAACGCTGGCCGATCACGACGGTCGCCATCTGTTGCCGTCAGTCGTTCACTATCAGCAGCAGGGCCACACGGTCGGTTACGCGGCGCGCGCGAACGCGGCGCAGGACACGGCTAACACCATCAGCTCGGTAAAACGCATGATGGGCCGCTCGCTGGCGGATATTCAGACGCGCTATCCCCATCTGCCGTATCAGTTCCAGGCCAGTGAAAATGGTCTGCCGATGATTGAAACGGCGGCAGGTCTGCTCAACCCGGTACGTATTTCTGCCGATATCCTGAAAGCGCTGGCGGCGCGGGCGACGGAAGCGTTGTCGGGCGAGCTGGATGGTGTGGTCATTACCGTGCCCGCTTACTTTGACGATGCACAGCGCCAGGGAACGAAAGACGCGGCGCGTCTGGCGGGGCTGCACGTCTTGCGTCTGCTCAATGAACCTACGGCGGCGGCGATCGCCTACGGTCTGGACTCCGGCAAAGAAGGCGTTATCGCGGTTTACGACCTCGGCGGCGGCACCTTCGATATCTCTATTTTGCGCCTGAGTCGCGGCGTGTTTGAAGTGCTGGCGACCGGCGGTGATTCCGCGCTCGGCGGCGACGACTTCGACCATCTGCTGGCCGATTACATCCGTGAGCAGGCGGGCATTGCCGATCGCAGCGATAACCGCGTCCAGCGTGAACTGCTGGATGCCGCCATCGCGGCAAAAATCGCGCTGAGTGATGCCGATTCCGTTAGCGTCAATGTGGCGGGCTGGCAGGGCGACATCACCCGTGAACAGTTTAATGACCTTATCGCCGCTTTAGTTAAACGTACTCTGATGGCCTGTCGCCGCGCATTGAAAGATGCGGGCGTTGAGGCGCAGGAGGTGCTGGAAGTGGTGATGGTCGGCGGCTCCACTCGTGTGCCGCTGGTGCGCGAACGCGTGGGCGAATTTTTTGGTCGTCCGCCGCTGACGGCAATCGACCCGGATAAGGTCGTCGCCATTGGCGCGGCGATTCAGGCGGATATCCTCGTCGGCAACAAGCCGGACAGCGAAATGCTGCTGCTGGACGTGATTCCGCTGTCGCTGGGGCTGGAAACTATGGGTGGCCTGGTGGAGAAAGTGATCCCGCGTAACACCACCATTCCGGTGGCGCGCGCGCAGGACTTTACCACTTTTAAAGATGGTCAGACCGCGATGTCGATCCATGTCATGCAGGGCGAGCGCGAGCTGGTGCAGGATTGCCGTTCGCTGGCGCGCTTCGCGCTGCGCGGGCTCCCGGCGATGCCAGCGGGCGGGGCGCATATCCGCGTCACCTTCCAGGTGGATGCCGATGGCCTGCTGAGCGTCACCGCGATGGAGAAATCCACCGGCGTTGAGGCGTCTATCCAGGTCAAACCGTCTTACGGTCTGACGGACAGCGAAATCGCCACCATGATTCAGGATTCAATGAGCTTTGCCGAGCAGGATGTAAAAGCCCGTATGCTGGCAGAGCAAAAAGTGGAAGCGGCGCGCGTGCTGGAAAGCCTGACCGGCGCGCTCGCTGCTGATGCCGCGCTGCTAAGCGCCGCAGAACGTCAGGTCATTGATGATGCCGCCGCGCACTTGAGCGAGGTTGCGCAGAGCGATGATGGTGACGCGATAGAACAAGCCATTAAAAACGTAGACAAACAAACCCAGGAATTCGCCGCTCGTCGCATGGACAAATCTGTTCGTCGCGCGCTGCAAGGCCATTCCGTGGACGAGGTTTAA